One genomic segment of bacterium includes these proteins:
- a CDS encoding glycosyltransferase family 2 protein, which yields MILGKKIAVVMPAYNAEFTLRRTFEEIPKEIVDDVILVDDASGDRTVEVAKELGLHHLVHPKNRGYGGNQKTCYAEALSRGADIVIMMHPDYQYTPKLIAAMAGMIASGVYDVVLASRILGRGALKGGMPRYKYVFNRFLTAFQNLLMRQKLSEYHTGYRAFSREVLEQLPLERNSDDFIFDNQMLAQIFFQGFRVGEISCPTHYSEDSSSINFGRSVTYGLGVLKVSLLYAAQKIGLAKSAIFQSRPAGSAPQSSQNIRCNNRSLP from the coding sequence ATGATTCTGGGTAAAAAAATCGCGGTCGTGATGCCCGCCTACAATGCCGAGTTCACCCTCCGCCGCACTTTTGAGGAGATCCCCAAGGAAATCGTCGACGACGTTATCTTGGTCGACGACGCCAGCGGCGACCGGACGGTCGAGGTGGCAAAGGAGCTCGGCCTGCACCACCTCGTCCACCCCAAGAACCGGGGCTACGGCGGAAACCAAAAAACCTGCTACGCCGAAGCCCTCAGCCGCGGCGCCGACATCGTGATCATGATGCACCCCGATTACCAGTACACGCCCAAGCTGATCGCGGCCATGGCCGGGATGATCGCCAGCGGCGTCTACGACGTCGTCCTGGCCTCGCGGATCTTGGGCCGGGGCGCCTTGAAGGGCGGCATGCCGCGCTACAAATACGTCTTCAACCGCTTCCTGACGGCTTTTCAGAATCTCCTGATGCGGCAGAAGCTGAGCGAATATCACACCGGCTATCGGGCCTTCTCCCGCGAAGTCCTCGAGCAGCTGCCCTTGGAGCGAAATTCCGACGACTTCATCTTCGACAACCAGATGCTGGCTCAGATTTTCTTTCAGGGATTCCGAGTCGGCGAGATCAGCTGTCCGACCCACTACAGCGAGGACAGCTCTTCGATCAATTTCGGGCGAAGCGTGACCTACGGCCTGGGCGTCCTGAAGGTCTCGCTGCTCTACGCCGCCCAAAAAATCGGCTTGGCGAAGTCGGCCATCTTCCAAAGCCGGCCGGCCGGCTCGGCGCCCCAATCTTCCCAAAATATCCGTTGCAATAATCGAAGCTTGCCATAA